ATCTAGTGGAAATACTACTTCTACTTCCGTTCCTACATTTTCAACACTTTTTATATTAATCTTCCCATTATGCAAGCTAATTATATTTTTAGCAATTGAAAGTCCAAGTCCAGTGCCACCACTAACTTCACGGCTACGCGCTTTATCAATTCGATAAAATCGTTCGAAAATATTTTCTAATTCTTCCTCTCGAATCCCAATCCCATAATCTTTTATTGAAAGAATAGCGGATTCACTACTACAACTAATGTTGATCTCAATTTTGTCTGAACTGTACTTTATTGCATTATCTAAGAAGATAATAATAACTTGTTTAATTTTAAGTTCATGACCTTTAATAAATATTTTCTGTTTTTGAGCGTGTAAAGTAATTTCTCGTTTATACACTTTTTGGAGCTGAACTAAAGTAGAATTACATAAAGCAACTAGTTCAACTGGATTCATTTCGATATTCTTTAAATTCTCCGATTCGGCTAAAGCTAATAAAGTCTTTGTTAAATCTTGCATACGGTTGGCTTCGGAATAAATCGTCTCAATTGCTTCCGCCGCCATTTCCTCATTTTTAAAACCACGTCTTCTTAATAAATTAGCAAAGCTACTTATAACTGTAATTGGAGTTTTTAACTCGTGAGATGCATCTGATACAAACTGCTTCTGTTTTTCGATGCTGTCTTGTAGCCTGCTGATCATTCGATTAAATGTGCTTGCCATTTTGTGTAATTCATCTTTCGTTTCATTTTTTATTAAGATTTTTTTTGGAACCCCACTTTTTTCAATATCTTCCATCGTAGTAATCATTGAAGTAA
This genomic interval from Gottfriedia acidiceleris contains the following:
- a CDS encoding sensor histidine kinase, encoding MKITTKINLLITSWILIILVLINGLVFYLFMKTTVNMEEHVVSQKAHEILKKQNISITLKMNEEVLYPFMSNHSYIRIIDRNSKIVTEVSNDKLLNRIKPKFTIKEETKLIPFSEHQNIVVRVPILQDQKVIGTLEIGELLVGLEGRKDLLLTIMAIVTGVSAILSMMGGRWLTRIIMNPITSMITTMEDIEKSGVPKKILIKNETKDELHKMASTFNRMISRLQDSIEKQKQFVSDASHELKTPITVISSFANLLRRRGFKNEEMAAEAIETIYSEANRMQDLTKTLLALAESENLKNIEMNPVELVALCNSTLVQLQKVYKREITLHAQKQKIFIKGHELKIKQVIIIFLDNAIKYSSDKIEINISCSSESAILSIKDYGIGIREEELENIFERFYRIDKARSREVSGGTGLGLSIAKNIISLHNGKINIKSVENVGTEVEVVFPLDEIKRK